Proteins encoded within one genomic window of Humulus lupulus chromosome 1, drHumLupu1.1, whole genome shotgun sequence:
- the LOC133800520 gene encoding aspartic proteinase nepenthesin-1, with protein MGRTSAHLLSVLSILSLLALLSLFVLPVYSTSRQTLHHQTTAKKTGFRVTLHHVDHGMNLTKLERLQRGIKRGKHRVQRLNAMVLAAKSDSSSSSSVFESPVRAGNGEFLMQLSIGTPPNAFSAIMDTGSDLIWTQCLPCETCFDQPTPIFDPRNSSSFSKLSCSSQLCEALPQSTCSDGCEYFYGYGDYSSTQGVLATETFAFGDDVKVLVNGIGFGCGGDNEGDGFSQGAGLVGLGRGPLSLVSQLKEPKFSYCLTSMDDTKTSSLLMGSLASVNTTSFGAKVTTPLMKNPSQPSFYYLSLEGISVGGSLLSIEKDTFALQKDGSGGLIIDSGTTITYLEKKAFDIVKEEFTSQINLPVDKTGSQGLDLCFNLPKDSTSVEVPKLSFHFKNDAVLELPPENYILSDSTLGVLCLALGSSSGMSIFGNIQQQNLLVVHDLSKETLSFVPTQCDQL; from the coding sequence ATGGGAAGAACTTCAGCTCATTTATTATCAGTATTATCAATCCTTTCACTTCTGGCTCTGCTGTCCTTGTTTGTTCTTCCGGTATATTCAACTTCAAGACAAACTCTTCATCATCAAACGACGGCCAAGAAAACCGGCTTTCGGGTCACGCTCCATCACGTCGATCATGGCATGAACTTGACAAAGCTTGAACGTCTTCAGCGGGGAATCAAGCGCGGTAAGCACAGGGTGCAGAGGCTTAATGCCATGGTGTTGGCGGCCAAATCCGATTCATCATCGTCGTCGTCGGTGTTTGAATCCCCCGTACGAGCTGGGAACGGCGAGTTCTTAATGCAGCTATCCATAGGAACCCCGCCGAACGCTTTCTCCGCCATAATGGACACCGGCAGTGACCTGATATGGACGCAGTGCTTACCTTGTGAGACCTGTTTCGATCAACCCACGCCCATTTTTGACCCGAGAAACTCTTCCTCCTTCTCTAAGCTCTCGTGTTCGAGCCAGCTATGTGAGGCCCTTCCGCAATCAACGTGCAGCGACGGCTGCGAGTATTTCTACGGCTACGGAGATTACTCTTCCACTCAAGGTGTTTTAGCAACAGAAACTTTTGCATTCGGCGATGATGTCAAGGTTTTGGTCAATGGTATCGGGTTTGGATGCGGCGGAGATAACGAAGGAGACGGGTTCAGCCAAGGCGCGGGCCTCGTGGGGCTCGGACGTGGGCCGTTGTCTCTAGTTTCGCAGCTGAAGGAGCCCAAATTCTCTTACTGCTTGACCTCCATGGACGACACCAAAACGAGCTCACTGTTGATGGGGTCATTAGCGAGCGTGAACACCACGTCTTTTGGCGCTAAAGTCACCACCCCTTTGATGAAAAACCCATCACAGCCATCTTTTTACTATCTTTCCCTTGAAGGGATATCAGTAGGAGGCTCTCTCCTATCCATCGAGAAAGACACTTTTGCCCTCCAAAAAGATGGTAGTGGAGGGCTAATCATAGACTCTggaacaaccattacatatcttGAAAAGAAAGCTTTTGATATTGTCAAGGAGGAATTCACTTCCCAGATAAACCTTCCAGTGGACAAAACGGGTTCGCAAGGTTTGGATCTTTGCTTTAACTTGCCAAAGGATTCTACGTCAGTTGAAGTTCCCAAGTTGTCGTTTCATTTCAAAAACGATGCCGTTTTGGAACTTCCACCGGAAAACTACATTCTGAGTGACTCGACATTAGGAGTTCTTTGCTTGGCTCTGGGGTCCTCTAGTGGTATGTCCATCTTTGGCAATATTCAGCAACAGAATTTACTTGTCGTTCATGATCTTTCTAAGGAAACATTGTCGTTTGTTCCCACGCAGTGTGATCAACTGTGA